In a single window of the Thunnus thynnus chromosome 9, fThuThy2.1, whole genome shotgun sequence genome:
- the ankhd1 gene encoding ankyrin repeat and KH domain-containing protein 1 isoform X4 — translation MQDAVAGTAMLTDGFEDEIDSVTPRSPAAGMGVGATPGGVGLGGIGIGVGGKKVRLYGEPGGPAAERLDFKLAAAAVLSSGPGSGSDEDEVSEVESFILDQEDLDNPIMKTASELLLSSATDGVDLRTVDPETQARLEALLEAAGIGKLSTADGKAFADPEVLRRLTSSVSCALDEAAAALTRMRAENTLNAGQADNRSLAEACSDGDVNAVRKLLDEGRSVNEHTEEGESLLCLACSAGYYELAQVLLAMHANVEDRGIKGDITPLMAAASGGYVDIVKLLLVHGADVNAQSSTGNTALTYACAGGFVDVVKVLLKEGANIEDHNENGHTPLMEAASAGHVEVARVLLEYGAGINTHSNEFKESALTLACYKGHLDMVRFLLEAGADQEHKTDEMHTALMEACMSQDGHVEVARLLLDSGAQVNMPADSFESPLTLAACGGHVELAALLIERGANLEEVNDEGYTPLMEAAREGHEEMVALLLAQGANINAQTEETQETALTLACCGGFLEVADFLIKAGADIELGCSTPLMEAAQEGHLELVKYLLAAGANVHATTATGDTALTYACENGHTDVADVLLQAGANLEHESEGGRTPLMKAARAGHLCTVQFLISKGANVNRATANNDHTVVSLACAGGHLAVVELLLAHGADPTHRLKDGSTMLIEAAKGGHTNVVSYLLDYPNNILSVPAPDLSQLTPPSQDASQVPRVPFQALAMVVPPQEPDRAPSNIATPPPVSSKGVSKQRQAALQPGVPSSVGRGPEAEPLPPFHLCQPLECIVEETEGKLNELGQRISAIEKAQLQSLELIQGEPLTKDKIEELKKSREEQVQKKKKILKELQKVERQLQLKTQQQFTKEYMEAKGLKEEQEAGQSQGPGPGPGSTTSAPGPLPTTPGAQVHTSSDTDEEANKDEEQPGEEGEEEEEEEDDDEEECSEDEVEGEEDDYTKLPQVDTILYRDGPQPPQQPPLPPSPQAQPQPPPPPLQAAFVPIQPLPDYNPADYPGSTSPELQRVLVGQQMLGQQQQGQGQQLAGLGPGMIPQQAPDGLMVATPAQTLTDTLDDIMAAVSSRVPMLNTTTSPTPLSQPPTQTPANIASPPSVLPLYPSVDIDAHTESNHDTALTLACAGGHEELVSVLIARGANIEHRDKKGFTPLILAATAGHVGVVEVLLDKGGDIEAQSERTKDTPLSLACSGGRQEVVELLLLRGANKEHRNVSDYTPLSLAASGGYVNIIKILLNAGAEINSRTGSKLGISPLMLAAMNGHVPAVKLLLDMGSDINAQIETNRNTALTLACFQGRAEVVSLLLDRKANVEHRAKTGLTPLMEAASGGYAEVGRVLLDKGADVNAPPVPSSRDTALTIAADKGHYKFCELLINRGAHIDVRNKKGNTPLWLAANGGHFDVVQLLVHASADVDAADNRKITPLMAAFRKGHVKVVQYLVKEVNQFPSDIECMRYIATIADKELLKKCHQCMETIVKAKDQQAAEANKNASILLKELDLEKSREESKKQALAAKREKRKEKRKKKKEEQKRKQEEEEGQKTKEESSDMQEQKEDSADESEVPIEPPSATTTTTIGISATSTTFTTAFGKKRASVATTPSTNRKNKKNKTKDSSPNEPIILQDPQVALAQHKADKNKIHGEPRGGGGGVTGGNSDSDPLDSTDCASESSSSGGKSQELNYLPDLTSSASSSSSSSSSSSSSVPSSGAAQAHLPGPEKRHCPQPLTEGKVDNKVTVSISKPTQKALDTSDSTSNSLPSPFKTMALPVTSPNSKLSLTSPKRGQKREEGWKEVVRRSKKLSVPASVVSRIMGRGGCNITAIQDVTGAHIDVDKQKDKNGERMITIRGGTESTRYAVQLINALIQDPAKELEDLIPRNHIRAPGSKTTATSFPSTTGATSGSTTGPKALSSLVTSTGVSFQPSSSSSSSSSQAGGKIGKGLSSNVRQPFPVSLPLAYAHPQLALLAAQTMHQIRHPRLPMAQFGGTFSPAASTWGPFPVRPVSPGSASSSPKHNGGTNSTAGQARSNSTQSEHSNTASSGAPVTTTNTTTTSAPNTSSAAASPHTPNPTPYNPQPSVPTPSSVRKQLFAPDPKPAGVTPVSVAATATSGSNAVRGTGSPAHHSSTTTTANALQHSVGPISQPPLQPTKTEPTAVAPPGKDKPSLPVENQPASVSESINSVGFTAPAMALPPKPEPRQQLPPPPSSVPSTEAPPPLLNPQPSTHLPSVPPPVLSHNVAHPNNTVPHFSAPAPRVSHRMQPPGPYYSLPEQQQQQQTQQQSMFVPFNAQQEPPKQTQNQTSQPTSLPPQAQAQAQAQAQGSLQVSANLGMMNGSQMQHVANAGKPQQIPPNFGPAGLFNFSSIFDNNNQVGNNQVWGACHLPARSPPEQSYSAPPAYMSMGQMENMMPPPPPDSSKAPGYRSASQRMVNSPIALTSYATSISGSPVYLHGHTAVGTPSFSRQHFSPHPWSASTSGESPVPPPSTVSSSTLSTSAVAPPPQPKPGSSSQQDRKVPPPIGTERLARIRQTGSVNPPLLTTSYTASVGQGGIWSFGVGSASEAMSGWSQPLMSSHMMHPQLQAEQSAFSQHQPMEQDDTGIANPANNYHQPQHMPNSYMDFPKGMPMSMYGGTMMPPHPPMAEGPGGPMYNGLHAGDPAWSPIIKVVPNNADNSDPQQQVWPGTWAPHVGNVHLNHVN, via the exons GCATCGGTAAACTGTCCACTGCCGATGGTAAAGCTTTTGCAGACCCTGAGGTGCTACGGCGACTGACGTCATCTGTGAGTTGTGCCTTGGATGAGGCTGCGGCAGCCCTGACTCGTATGAGAGCTGAAAACACACTCAACGCCGGCCAAGCCGACAA CCGTAGTTTAGCAGAGGCGTGCTCAGATGGGGATGTCAACGCTGTGCGCAAATTGCTGGATGAGGGACGGAGTGTCAACGAACacacagaggaaggagagagccTGCTGTGCCTCGCCTGCTCGGCTGGCTACTATGAACTTGCACAG GTTTTGTTGGCCATGCATGCCAATGTGGAGGACCGGGGCATAAAAGGGGACATAACGCCACTCATGGCTGCTGCCAGTGGAGGTTATGTGGACATTGTCAAACTGCTCCTGGTCCACGGGGCAGATGTAAATGCACAATCCTCCACAG GCAACACAGCTCTGACGTACGCATGTGCTGGTGGCTTCGTGGATGTGGTGAAGGTGCTGCTGAAAGAGGGTGCTAACATTGAGGACCACAACGAGAACGGACACACACCTCTTATGGAGGCGGCCAGTGCTGGCCACGTGGAGGTGGCCAGAGTACTCTTGGAGTATGGAGCCGGCATCAACACACACTCCAATGAGTTCAAAGAGAGTGCTCTTACATTAGCTTGCTACAAAG GTCACTTGGATATGGTGCGTTTTCTGTTGGAGGCTGGAGCAGACCAGGAACATAAGACAGATGAGATGCACACCGCACTGATGGAGGCTTGCA TGTCCCAGGACGGCCATGTGGAGGTGGCGCGGCTGCTGTTGGACAGCGGTGCGCAGGTCAACATGCCAGCTGATTCCTTCGAGTCGCCCCTCACCCTCGCAGCCTGTGGAGGACACGTGGAGCTGGCAGCCTTGCTCATAGAGAGGGGAGCCAACTTGGAGGAG GTTAATGATGAGGGCTACACTCCCCTGATGGAGGCAGCTAGAGAAGGCCACGAGGAGATGGTAGCACTGCTGCTGGCTCAAG GTGCTAACATCAACGCCCAGACAGAGGAGACCCAGGAGACAGCTCTGACACTAGCATGCTGTGGAGGCTTCTTGGAAGTGGCTGACTTCCTCATCAAGGCGGGGGCCGACATTGAGTTGGGCTGCTCCACTCCTCTAATGGAGGCTGCACAAGAAGGCCATCTGGAGTTGGTCAAATACTTGCTGGCTGCAG GGGCAAATGTTCATGCCACCACGGCGACGGGTGACACAGCGTTGACGTACGCATGCGAGAACGGGCACACTGATGTAGCGGATGTGCTGCTGCAGGCTGGAGCCAACTTG GAACATGAGTCTGAAGGGGGGCGGACGCCCTTAATGAAGGCAGCAAGGGCGGGACATCTCTGTACAGTGCAGTTCCTTATCAGCAAAG GTGCTAATGTGAACAGGGCTACAGCCAATAATGATCACACAGTAGTGTCTCTGGCCTGTGCTGGAGGACATCTGGCTGTGGTGGAGTTGCTGCTGGCACATGGGGCGGATCCTACACACAGACTCAAA GATGGTTCGACCATGTTGATAGAAGCTGCTAAGGGTGGCCACACTAATGTGGTGTCCTACCTGTTGGACTACCCCAACAACATCCTGTCTGTCCCAGCCCCTGATCTCTCCCAGCTCACTCCCCCCTCGCAAGATGCCTCTCAG GTTCCTCGTGTCCCATTCCAAGCTCTCGCCATGGTGGTGCCCCCTCAGGAGCCTGACCGAGCCCCATCAAACATTGCCACACCCCCACCTGTCTCCAGCAAAG GCGTGTCCAAACAGAGACAGGCAGCCCTACAGCCCGGTGTCCCCAGCTCAGTCGGCCGGGGGCCTGAAGCAGAGCCTCTGCCGCCCTTCCATTTGTGCCAGCCTCTAGAGTGCATTGTGGAGGAGACGGAGGGTAAGCTGAACGAGCTGGGCCAGAGGATCAGCGCTATCGAAAAAGCCCAACTTCAGTCGCTAGAGCTCATTCAGGGGGAGCCGCTCACCAAAGACAAGAttgaggagctgaagaagagcagagaggagcag gtgcagaagaagaagaaaattttAAAGGAGTTGCAGAAGGTAGAACGccagctgcagctgaaaacacagcaacagtTCACCAAAGAGTACATGGAGGCGAAGGGCTtaaaggaggagcaggaggccGGACAGAGCCAGGGCCCCGGCCCGGGGCCTGGAAGTACGACGTCTGCTCCAGGGCCCCTTCCCACCACACCAGGTGCCCAAGTACACACCAGCTCCGACACGGATGAAGAGGCCAACAAAGATGAGGAGCAGccaggagaggagggggaagag gaggaggaagaggaagacgaTGATGAAGAGGAGTGTTCGGAGGATGAGGTGGAAGGAGAAGAGGACGATTACACCAAGCTTCCTCAGGTGGACACAATTCTCTACAGGGATGGGCCACAGCCGCCACAGCAGCCTCCTCTGCCCCCTTCACCACAGGCCCAGCCCCAGCCTCCCCCTCCGCCTCTTCAGGCTGCCTTCGTTCCTATCCAACCGCTGCCAGACTACAACCCTGCAGACTACCCGGGAAGTACTAGCCCAGAGCTGCAGAGGGTACTGGTAGGGCAGCAGATGCTGGGCCAACAGCAGCAAGGCCAGGGTCAACAGTTGGCTGGGTTAGGCCCAGGAATGATACCTCAGCAGGCCCCAGATGGGCTCATGGTAGCCACACCTGCACAGACGCTCACAGACACGCTGGATGACATCATGGCAG CTGTCAGCAGCCGCGTGCCCATGCTGAACACTACAACCTCACCCACACCCCTGTCCCAGCCGCCCACACAGACGCCTGCAAACATCGCCTCACCACCCTCTGTCCTACCCCTCTATCCCTCTGTTGACATAGATGCACAT ACGGAGAGTAACCACGACACGGCGCTGACACTGGCATGTGCAGGAGGGCACGAGGAGCTGGTGTCTGTTCTCATTGCACGAGGAGCCAACATTGAGCACCGGGACAAAAAAG GTTTTACTCCTCTGATCCTGGCTGCCACTGCTGGCCACGTTGGAGTTGTGGAAGTGCTCCTGGACAAAGGGGGTGACATTGAGGCTCAGTCAGAGAGAACCAAAGACACACCCCTCTCCTTGGCTTGCTCTGGGGGACGTCAGGAG GTGGTTGAGTTGCTGCTGCTACGGGGAGCCAATAAGGAACACCGCAACGTTTCAGACTACACACCTCTTAGTCTTGCTGCCTCTGGGGGTTATGTCAACATCATTAAGATACTCCTCAATGCTGGGGCTGAGATCAACTCCAG GACTGGTAGTAAGCTGGGAATCTCTCCTCTGATGCTGGCAGCTATGAATGGTCATGTACCAGCAGTGAAGCTGTTGCTAGATATGGGCTCGGACATCAACGCCCAGATCGAGaccaacagaaacacagctctaaccctagcctgCTTCCAGGGGCGGGCTGAGGTCGTCAGTCTGCTGCTAGATCGCAAGGCCAACGTAGAGCACCGTGCTAAG ACTGGTCTTACTCCTCTGATGGAGGCAGCGTCAGGAGGTTATGCAGAGGTGGGTCGAGTGCTACTGGATAAAGGCGCTGATGTCAATGCTCCCCCTGTTCCCTCATCCCGAGACACTGCCCTTACAATTGCTGCCGACAAGGGCCACTACAAGTTTTGTGAGCTGCTTATCAACAG AGGTGCCCATATCGATGTACGTAACAAGAAAGGGAACACGCCTCTCTGGCTGGCGGCAAACGGCGGTCATTTTGACGTGGTCCAGCTCTTGGTACATGCCAGTGCTGATGTGGATGCAGCCGACAACCGCAAGATTACCCCACTCATGGCTGCTTTTCGCAAG GGTCATGTAAAAGTGGTGCAGTACCTTGTGAAGGAGGTCAACCAATTCCCATCAGATATTGAGTGCATGAGATATATTGCCACCATTGCTGACAAG GAGCTGTTGAAGAAGTGCCACCAGTGCATGGAGACCATTGTCAAAGCCAAAGACCAGCAGGCAGCTGAGGCAAACAAGAACGCTAGCATTCTCCTCAAGGAGCTAGACCTGGAGAAG TCTCGGGAGGAGAGCAAGAAACAGGCCCTGGCTGCCAAGCGTGAGAAGCGCAAGGAGAAAcgcaagaagaagaaggaggagcagaagaggaagcaggaggaagaggaagggcaGAAAACTAAGGAGGAGTCCTCTGACATGCAGGAGCAGAAGGAAGATTCAGCTGATG AATCAGAGGTTCCTATCGAGCCTCCCAGTGcaactaccaccaccaccattgGTATATCTGCCACTTCCACCACTTTCACTACAGCTTTTGGTAAGAAGCGAGCAAGCGTGGCCACTACCCCAAGCACCAATCGcaagaacaaaaagaacaagacCAAGGACTCTTCGCCTAATGAACCCATCATATTACAGGATCCGCAG GTTGCACTAGCACAGCACAAGGCTGACAAGAACAAGATCCATGGTGAGCCACGGGGTGGGGGCGGGGGAGTGACTGGTGGTAACAGCGATTCCGACCCCTTGGATAGCACCGACTGTGCcagtgagagcagcagcagcgggggCAAGAGTCAGGAGCTCAACTACCTCCCTGACCTCACCTcatccgcctcctcctcctcctcctcttcctcctcctcctcttcttcagtcCCCTCTTCAGGAGCGGCCCAGGCCCATCTGCCTGGCCCAGAGAAAAGACACTGTcctcagcctctgactgaaggCAAGGTGGACAACAAAGTCACAGTCTCCATCTCAAAACCAACGCAAAA AGCTCTGGACACGAGCGACTCAACCTCCAACTCCCTGCCCTCTCCATTCAAGACCATGGCTCTTCCCGTCACTTCACCCAACAGTAAGCTCAGCCTCACAAGCCCCAAGAGAGGccagaagagagaagaaggtTGGAAGGAGGTGGTCAGGAG ATCAAAGAAGCTGTCTGTGCCAGCCTCCGTTGTGTCCAGGATCATGGGCCGAGGAGGCTGCAACATCACAGCCATCCAGGACGTGACTGGAGCTCACATCGACGTGGACAAACAGAAGGACAAGAACGGGGAGAGGATGATCACCATAAG AGGAGGCACAGAGTCTACAAGGTATGCAGTCCAGCTGATCAACGCTCTAATCCAAGACCCAGCCAAAGAGCTTGAGGATCTGATCCCCCGGAATCACATTAGAGCCCCAGGCTCTAAAACGACCGCAACTTCCTTCCCCAGCACCACAGGGGCCACCAGCGGTTCAACCACTGGGCCAAAGGCCCTGAGCTCGTTGGTCACCTCAACAGGCGTCTCGTTCCAGCCCTCTTCATCCTCGTCTTCGTCCTCCTCTCAGGCAGGGGGAAAGATTGGGAAGGGGTTGTCATCAAACGTCAGACAGCCTTTCCCAGTATCTCTGCCTCTGGCGTACGCCCACCCCCAGCTGGCTTTACTGGCTGCTCAGACCATGCACCAGATCAGACACCCTCGTCTACCCATGGCCCAGTTTGGTGGCACCTTCTCTCCTGCCGCCAGCACCTGGGGACCCTTCCCTGTGCGACCTGTGAGCCCTGGCAGTGCTAGCAGCTCCCCCAAACACAACGGAGGAACCAACAGCACTGCAGGCCAGGCCAGGTCCAACTCGACCCAAAGTGAGCACAGCAACACAGCCAGCTCAGGAGCCCCAGTCACgaccaccaacaccaccaccaccagtgctCCTAATACATCGTCAGCAGCAGCCTCGCCTCATACCCCTAATCCCACCCCATACAATCCCCAGCCGAGTGTCCCCACCCCTTCCTCCGTCAGAAAACAGCTCTTCGCCCCTGACCCCAAGCCCGCCGGTGTCACCCCTGTGTCTGTTGCTGCCACTGCTACTAGTGGCAGCAATGCAGTACGAGGCACAGGGTCCCCTGCACATCACAGTTCCACTACAACCACCGCTAATGCCCTTCAGCACTCAGTCGGACCCATCTCACAGCCCCCCCTCCAGCCAACTAAAACGGAGCCCACTGCCGTTGCCCCTCCTGGAAAAGACAAGCCCTCTCTACCTGTAGAGAATCAGCCTGCTTCTGTCAGTGAGAGCATCAACTCTGTGGGTTTCACTGCCCCTGCCATGGCTTTACCTCCCAAACCAGAGCCACGGCAGCAGTtacctccccctccctcctctgtaCCGTCCACAGAGGCACCACCACCCCTCCTCAACCCGCAGCCCAGCACCCATCTCCCCTCAGtacctcctcctgtcctctcacACAATGTTGCACACCCCAACAACACTGTACCCCACTTCTCAGCCCCAGCGCCCAGAGTCTCCCATCGTATGCAGCCACCAGGGCCTTACTATTCCCTTCctgagcagcaacagcagcagcagacacaacAACAATCTATGTTTGTGCCCTTCAACGCTCAGCAAGAACCCCCTAAACAGACCCAAAACCAGACGTCTCAGCCCACAAGTTTGCCTCCACAGGCCCAAGCCCAAGCTCAAGCCCAGGCTCAGGGCTCCCTTCAGGTCTCTGCTAACCTGGGGATGATGAACGGTTCCCAGATGCAGCATGTGGCCAATGCAGGCAAGCCTCAGCAGATACCCCCCAACTTCGGTCCTGCAGGCCTCTTCAATTTCAGCAGCATCTTTGATAATAATAACCAG GTGGGAAATAATCAGGTGTGGGGTGCATGCCATCTGCCTGCTCGCTCGCCCCCAGAGCAGTCGTACTCAGCCCCACCAGCCTACATGAGTATGGGCCAGATGGAGAATATGATGCCCCCACCTCCTCCAGACAGTTCCAAAGCCCCTGGCTACCGTTCTGCCTCCCAGAGGATGGTCAACAGCCCCATCG CGTTGACCAGCTATGCCACCAGTATCTCTGGCAGTCCAGTGTATCTGCACGGTCATACAGCAGTTGGCACGCCCTCATTCAGCAGACAGCACTTTTCCCCTCATCCCTGGAGTGCATCCACATCAG GTGAGTCTCCTGTACCGCCTCCCTCTACAGTGTCATCCTCCACCCTTTCCACTTCAGCCGTGGCCCCGCCTCCCCAGCCTAAGCCAGGCAGCTCCTCGCAGCAGGACCGGAAGGTTCCCCCACCCATCGGCACAGAGCGGCTGGCAAGGATCAGGCAGACGGGTTCAGTCAACCCACCTCTCCTCACCACCAGCTACACGGCATCTGTTGGACAGGGAGGCATATGGTCATTTGGTGTTGGCAGTGCTTCAG AGGCCATGTCTGGTTGGTCCCAGCCACTGATGAGCAGCCACATGATGCATCCTCAGCTGCAGGCAGAGCAGTCAGCCTTCTCTCAGCACCAGCCCATGGAGCAGGACGACACAGGCATCGCAAACCCTGCTAACAACTACCACCAGCCGCAGCATATGCCCAACAGTTACATGGACTTCCCAAAG GGAATGCCTATGTCAATGTATGGAGGAACCATGATGCCCCCTCATCCTCCCATGGCAGAGGGACCGGGGGGACCGATGTACAATGGTTTGCACGCAGGTGACCCCGCATGGAGCCCCATTATCAAAGTGGTCCCAAACAATGCAGATAACTCAGACCCACAACAGCAG gTGTGGCCTGGTACCTGGGCACCTCATGTGGGCAATGTGCACCTGAACCACGTCAACTAG